The following nucleotide sequence is from Chloroflexota bacterium.
CGTCTTCTATAGGAAACAGGATGCGCAGCTCTTTCGGCCTGTCGCCGTAGACCCTCCTCACCGGCTCCGGGCAGACGAAGTAGTCCACCGCCCTGGGGCAGCAGCTATTCCCTCTACCCTTCACCCTCACCCCCAACCTTATCTTTCCCAGACGGGGCAAACGCACTTGATCGGATAATCCTTTGATCGCCATTTCTTTTCCCTCTCTTCCAAAAGTCACTGCCTTGAAAATCCCGCTCTCGTGTTGGTGAGTGTCAGGTCCCCGACCTGACCTGGTACTCGCGCCGATCCCGCTCTCGTTAATGGGCTCTGGATTCCCGCTTCCGCGGGAATGACACCCTCCGCCAATGTCACTGTAGGGGCAGGCTGCACGCCTGCCCTCAAAGGCGTGCCTCCCCCCACCACCACCTGCCCCCCAACCTCAACGCCCATCGCCCTGTCCCTTTTCCACGCTGAACAGATCATCAAAGGCCAGCGGGCCCATCACCTCCAGCATCCTTCTCCGCAACGCCGGCGATGGATGCCTCGTCCCGCACAGCATCTGCGACATGTACCCCGGGCTTATGCCCAGCCTCTCCGCCATCTCCTTCTGGGAAAGGTTGTTCTTCGTCATGAAGTCCCATAGCACCATCTCTTTCACTCTCGTCTTCAGCATTTCTTCACTCCTGGCAAACATTGTTCGCTTGATGTAACAGATGCTATCACCCGACAGGCTGTGTTGTCAACAGTTTTGTCACTTCAGGCGAAAAACGCTTGCAATTTTTCTACAAATGTGTTACTGTCCTTAACAGGAGGAGAACAGAGGCATGGCGTCCAACGTCCTGGGCAACTATCTGCGCGACCTGCGGATCAAGCAGCGGCTATCGCTGCGCGAGGTGGGGGAGAAGGTGGGCCTTTCCGCCTCCTATCTCTCCCAGATCGAGACAGGCGAGAGGCGGCCCAGCGCCGAGATACTGCGCAAGCTGGCCCCGGCCTACGGCGTGCCGGTGCGCGACCTGCTGGAGGTGGCCGGTTTCCTGGACGAGCCGGAGGCCGCCATGAGCGATGCCGAGCACCTGGAGTGGGCCTTCCAGTGTGTCCTCTCCGACCCGGAGTACCGCTTTGGCAACCGCCTGCGGGGGACCGAGCTTACCCCCGACGCCAAGCGCTTCATCATCGAGGTCTACGAAAAAGCCACGGGGCGGAAGCTGCTGTGAGGCCGTGGGGCCTGCACAATGACCTTGCTTGTCAGGGGCTGTCTGAGAATGATAGTTTTAAGGTTAAGATGTCATTCCCGCGCAAGTGGGAATCCAGTTACTCCACCCCACCTGGATTCCGTATCAAGTACGGAATTACACGAACAGGGCAATACGTTGATAAATGATCTCATACCACAGGAATTGACCAGGACGCCAGATACCTGTTAAAACTATGGATGTGGAGGTGGATACATGACCCTACAGCGCACAGTGAAGGCGGTAGTCTGGAAAGGGGACACCCACTACATAGCCGAGTGCATGGATATCGGTGTGGTCACCCAGGGCAAGACTCTGGATGAAACGCTGGCCAACCTCCAGGAGGCAGTTGCCCTTCATTTGGAGGGAGAGAATCTAGCCGAACTGGGCTTTGCCCCCGATCCTACCATTCTGGTAACCATGGAGCTAGAGCCAGCTCATGCCTAGATTGAGGCCTCTCTCGGGGGAAGAGGTTATCGCTATATTAGGCAACTTCGGGTTCGTCATCCATTCCCAAAGAGGGAGCCAAGCGCTTCATCATCGAGGTCTACGAATAAGCCACAGAACGGAAGCTGCTGTAGTATCGAAAGGCTTTGAGAACCAAGCTACGGCGAGTGTCGGATGCTACGAGGATTTGCAGTCACCGAAGGCGGTATTCAGTAGACATATTCGTCCAGGACTTGCCAAAGCCGAACGGTGTTGTTAAAATAGGTTCGCATGAGTCGCAGGAAAAGGGGAACTAAGCGGTGTCAGAGAGTGGCTCTTCGGTATTTCTAAGGGTAATGAAAGAAGCCCTTGAGGGAGTGGATCCGAATAGCCTACAGCATCTGAAAATCGGAACTGGTTGGGCCGAAGTCCAGGTTCTCTCAGATCCGTTCGTCGTCTATAGGAATAACAAATATCTTCCGGCGATACTGGTTGAGGTAATGACTACCGGAATGAAATCTATTCTATTCGTTGCTGCTCAGTCACTTGCTGAGTCTATGGAGCCCATGCGTCAGCAGCGAGGTTCTTTGGTTGGTCTCAACATTAGACTGCGTAAGACGGGCAGCGAGCAATTCTCACCCTACGAAGTGGAAGAGCTGGCTGAATGACATTCCGCGCTTACGGAGAGACCTGCAATGTGGCATGCTTCACTCTCAGGCTTACGATGCCAGGAACTGTGCGCCACCCAACCCAGAAACAAAGTTGGGGCTAGCAACAATCGCTTGCCCCAACTTCGTCTGACGATACTGATCCCTAGCTTACACCAAGCTGCTTCTTTCGTTCCTCAATAATTTCCAGATTCCTCTGATCCCCAGGTGTCAAGGGAAGGTTGGCCAAGTTCTTCAAGTAAGCCTTCAGTTGTGGCCTGACGACACTTCTTGGCAGAACTAGCGTACCTGCCGTGACAATTCCTTGCCAATGAGGTTCTTCCCTTTTCCATCCACGAGTCTCGGCATGCGTTAAAGCAATCTTGACCGGCTCCATCCATCCTTGTTTCTTTTCACGCATAGCTGCAGCTACGAGCTCTCCGACCGCTGAGAGAACGCCCGAATTCCAGTGTATGTACCTGGACCGTTCCACTGTGATGTTAAGCTCCCCTCTAGCCACCTTACCCCACTCAGGAAATTGAGAGGCGATGAATTCCCACACTTGCACTAGAAAGTCAACGTATTGAGCCTCGTTATCTATCGGCCTACCTTCTGCGTCACGTTCGGCGAGCTCCTCCCTGATGAGACTTGCCTCGTGTATAGCGTCGATGATCGGTTCCGTGGCCTGGTATATGCCAGCCAATGTGAACATTTGGGGTGACTGAGCAGGAATGCCAGCATCCTCTACGTTTACCCGATCTTTGAAGACTGATACTCTCTCCACGAGGGCTTGGGTAACCCTGTTGACGAC
It contains:
- a CDS encoding helix-turn-helix transcriptional regulator, whose translation is MFARSEEMLKTRVKEMVLWDFMTKNNLSQKEMAERLGISPGYMSQMLCGTRHPSPALRRRMLEVMGPLAFDDLFSVEKGQGDGR
- a CDS encoding helix-turn-helix transcriptional regulator; the protein is MASNVLGNYLRDLRIKQRLSLREVGEKVGLSASYLSQIETGERRPSAEILRKLAPAYGVPVRDLLEVAGFLDEPEAAMSDAEHLEWAFQCVLSDPEYRFGNRLRGTELTPDAKRFIIEVYEKATGRKLL
- a CDS encoding type II toxin-antitoxin system HicB family antitoxin, which codes for MTLQRTVKAVVWKGDTHYIAECMDIGVVTQGKTLDETLANLQEAVALHLEGENLAELGFAPDPTILVTMELEPAHA
- a CDS encoding DGQHR domain-containing protein, which translates into the protein MTTDSLQERIKALATDASYLMTVPALKGRMGSIDYYVITLPYSVMSRYVTTTDRNLPAKERENRKPTPTRYGVIADYMTKNPESYRFSSITCTYGRNGTEKPYDWVPAGPSGDASRIGLLTLDQRDPLIIVDGQHRFEGIKKAIEHDQSLADDMVSIVLFPYVSLKAAQQLFSDLNRTAKKTTKSLDILFDHRDVVNRVTQALVERVSVFKDRVNVEDAGIPAQSPQMFTLAGIYQATEPIIDAIHEASLIREELAERDAEGRPIDNEAQYVDFLVQVWEFIASQFPEWGKVARGELNITVERSRYIHWNSGVLSAVGELVAAAMREKKQGWMEPVKIALTHAETRGWKREEPHWQGIVTAGTLVLPRSVVRPQLKAYLKNLANLPLTPGDQRNLEIIEERKKQLGVS